Part of the Deltaproteobacteria bacterium genome, AAACTAAGACAATCCGAATATATACAAATGATCCAAAGAATGCGACTGCAGTCATAGGATTCCGCGGGACTGTAGTTACCGATGTCGACGTCGATCCACCACGTTTGTATTTTGGGAATGTAAATAAAGGTGACCCGGTCGAGAAGTCCGTTGAAGTGCGCTTCTCTGAGGCGTCAAGTGCTAATATCCTCGATATAGTGGCGCTTTCCGACGATATTTTAGTTGAGCGTCCAAAGGAGCAGCAACCTGACGCTCGCTCGCAAAGCTTTATAGTTAGGTTAAGAGACAATGTTCCTATTGGTTTGCTTAAGTCAAAAGTTGTTATTAAGACGACAAGTGCAGAGAGGCCAGTAATAAATTTACCGGTTTTCGCGCGAGTAGAAGGCGATCTTAAATGGTCGCCATCAAATGTTTCCTTTGGACTACTAGAGGGGCCATTGGCTCGAGCTATAGCGCGAAAAGTAAGGCTAAGTAACGGTGGCTCACAAGCTGTGCAGATATTGTCTGCCTCTACTAGCAATAAGCAAATTGGCGTGAGTTTTACAGAAAAAAACAAGGGTCGTGAGTTCGAGCTATCTATTGAGCTTCTTGCCGGAGCTAATGGAACCTTAAAAGAGCAAGTGAAGATTCTAACAAATCATCCCGATCCTCAGCAAAGAGAGCTAAGTATTCCCGTCTATGCTATAGTTGCTTCAAAAGGTGGATAATGAACGTTATGAGTTAAGACCAATGTGCGAAACACAATCATTTGATTTTCCTCGCCGCTTAGCTCGTCGCTCTCTAGTTTTGTCTATCCTTAGTGTTGTGTTTCTTGTCTGTAAAATGCTTCCAGCTTGTGTCTATGCGGAGGACGCGGCGATTAAGCAGGCCGATACTCAAGCCTTAACCGATTCTGTTAGTGCGGGAAGTATCGGAGCGGCTGATTTTTCTACTGCTGTGCTGGATATGGTCGAAAAGAAATTCGACTTTTCCCCGGCTTTGATTGATTTTCTCTTAGAAAATCAGTCGGTTGCAGATGTTCTTAGAGAAATGTTGGTCGAGCGAGTCAAGCGGCTAGCGCTGAACGGTTCTTCGCTCGACTTACTTGTATTTAAAAAGTTTGCCGAAAAGCATTTTGGCGCGCGAGATGAAGCGACAAAGCGCATTTCTCGCTATGTCTTTATGCTCGAGCGATTTGAGTATGTTCAGGCAACGAAGGATTTAGTGGTTGTTGCAAAATTGCGCGAGAGGATTGAAAGAGAGGAGGAAAATCACCTATTTTTAGACAAGCTAATTAAATGGCTACACCTTATTGCCAAAGATAGCTTGGAGCAGGGGAGGCCGGAGGTAGCGATTGCGCAGCTAGCCGAGGTAAGCGCAAATAGGCGGACAGACAATACAGTTTCGCTGGCTAGCGAGAGTTTTGAAAAACTTTGGAAATTTTCTCAGA contains:
- a CDS encoding DUF1573 domain-containing protein, whose amino-acid sequence is MNGVSLSRFSSTGIEFAVWIFCLLASALSANAEELVPKIAIEKPMHDFGKVAQGTVVNHAFKVKNIGTAPLIIHRILADCGCTVATAQVKEIAPQEESEIAATFNTAGFYAYKTKTIRIYTNDPKNATAVIGFRGTVVTDVDVDPPRLYFGNVNKGDPVEKSVEVRFSEASSANILDIVALSDDILVERPKEQQPDARSQSFIVRLRDNVPIGLLKSKVVIKTTSAERPVINLPVFARVEGDLKWSPSNVSFGLLEGPLARAIARKVRLSNGGSQAVQILSASTSNKQIGVSFTEKNKGREFELSIELLAGANGTLKEQVKILTNHPDPQQRELSIPVYAIVASKGG